The Pseudomonas sp. IAC-BECa141 genome contains the following window.
GGCTGGATCCGTGATTTCTCCGAGATCAAGGCGATTTTCAAGCCGCTGTACGAGCGACTGGATCACAACTACCTGAACGACATTCCGGGTCTCGAGAACCCGACCAGCGAGGTGCTGGCCAAATTCATCTGGAATGAATTGAAGCCCCTGCTGCCGGAACTCAGTGCGATCCGCATCCACGAGACCTGCACCAGCGGCTGCATCTATCGCGGCGAGTAACCGATCCTGAAGTCGCCGAAAAGCCCTGTGGGAGCGAGCTTGCTCGCGATAGCGGTTTGCCAGTGAAGCAAGTGTTGCCTGACACGGCGCCTTCGCGAGCAAGCTCGCTCCCACAGGGATAGAAGGCGCCTCAGTGTTTGAATAACAGCCCCCGAGGCTGTTTTTTTACGCCTATGCTTTTTGGCTCGAAACCGCCAAGAGGACAGGCCCATGACGGACTGGCTGCTGGATCAGGTCTTTGACTTCAACGGGCGACAGATTCGCCACGGGGTGCGCGGCGACGGCCCGCCGCTGGTGTTCGTGCACGGCACGCCCTTCTCTTCTTACGTGTGGCACCGCATCGCGCCGCACTTTTTCGCCACGCACCGCGTGCACTACTTCGACCTGCTGGGCTACGGGCAATCCGAGCAACCGGACGCCGATGTCTCCCTCGGCGTGCAGAACGAATTGCTCGTGCGGTTACTGGATCACTGGAATCTGCAACGCCCGGACGTGGTCGCCCACGACTTCGGCGGCGCCACCGTGCTGCGCGCGCATCTGCTCAACGGCAAGGATTTCCGCAGCCTGACCCTGATCGACCCGGTGGCGCTGACGCCGTGGGGTTCGCCGTTCGTACAGCACGTGCGCCAGCATGAAGCGGCATTCAGTGGCCTGCCGGATTACATCCAGCGCGCCATTGTCCCGACCTATATTCGCGGGGCGATTCACCGGGACATTCCGGATGATGAACTGGCGCCCTACGTACAACCGTGGCTGGGCGATCCGGGGCAAGCGGCGTTCTACCGGCAGATCGCGCAGATGGATCAGCGCTACACGCTGGAAGCGCAGCCGCTGTACCCGACGATCCGCTGCCCGGTGCAGATTCTCTGGGGTGAAGAGGATCAGTGGATTCCCATCGAACGCGGGCGCGAGTTGCACAAGCTGATTCCCGGATCGCAGTTTCACCCGA
Protein-coding sequences here:
- the queD gene encoding 6-carboxytetrahydropterin synthase QueD, yielding MEIFKEFTFESAHRLPHVPDGHKCGRLHGHSFKVAIHLSGDIDPHTGWIRDFSEIKAIFKPLYERLDHNYLNDIPGLENPTSEVLAKFIWNELKPLLPELSAIRIHETCTSGCIYRGE
- a CDS encoding alpha/beta fold hydrolase; this translates as MTDWLLDQVFDFNGRQIRHGVRGDGPPLVFVHGTPFSSYVWHRIAPHFFATHRVHYFDLLGYGQSEQPDADVSLGVQNELLVRLLDHWNLQRPDVVAHDFGGATVLRAHLLNGKDFRSLTLIDPVALTPWGSPFVQHVRQHEAAFSGLPDYIQRAIVPTYIRGAIHRDIPDDELAPYVQPWLGDPGQAAFYRQIAQMDQRYTLEAQPLYPTIRCPVQILWGEEDQWIPIERGRELHKLIPGSQFHPIPNAGHLVQEDAPEAIVAALLRFL